The Microbacterium schleiferi genome contains the following window.
TCGAGCTCGAAGGCTTCAGACGCACGATCTCGTCGAGCGCGGCCTTCAGGTTCTCATCGAGCTGGTCGGCCGAGAACGAGGCCTTGCCGACGACGAAGTGCACGTTGGCGTGCTTGTCGACACGGAACTCGATCTTTCCGCCCTTGATCTCCTCGACCGCCTTGGCAGGGTTCGGAGTGACGGTGCCGGTCTTGGGGTTCGGCATGAGACCGCGGGGACCGAGCACCTTACCGAGGCGCCCGACCTGGCCCATGAGCTCCGGGGTCGACACTGCAGCGTCGAAGGAGGTGTAGCCGCCGGCGACCTTCTCGATCAGCTCGGCGCCGCCGACCTCATCCGCACCGGCAGCGATAGCTGCCTCAGCGGCGGGACCGGTCGCGAACACGATGACGCGCGCGGTCTTTCCCGTGCCGTGGGGCAGGATGACGGTGCCACGCACCATCTGGTCTGCCTTCCGCGGGTCGACCGAGAGCTTGAGGGCGACCTCCACGGTGGAATCGAACTTCTTCGATCCCGTCTCCTTCGCGAGGCTCACCGCTTCGGTGGGCGAATAGAACTTGCCGGCCTCGATCTTCGCGGCGGCTTCGTTGTAGGACTTGGACTTGGTAGCCATGACTCTTCTCCCCCTCAGTCCTCGACCGTGATGCCCATGGAACGGGCGGTGCCGGCGATGATCAGCGAGGCAGCCTCGATGTCGTTCGCGTTCAGGTCGGGCATCTTGGTCTCGGCGATCTGACGCACCTGGTCCTTGGTGAGCTTGCCCACCTTGGCCGTGTGCGGCGTCTTCGAGCCCTTCTGCACGCCCGCAGCCTTCTTGATGAGCTCGGCGGCCGGCGGGGTCTTGAGGATGAACGT
Protein-coding sequences here:
- the rplA gene encoding 50S ribosomal protein L1 — its product is MATKSKSYNEAAAKIEAGKFYSPTEAVSLAKETGSKKFDSTVEVALKLSVDPRKADQMVRGTVILPHGTGKTARVIVFATGPAAEAAIAAGADEVGGAELIEKVAGGYTSFDAAVSTPELMGQVGRLGKVLGPRGLMPNPKTGTVTPNPAKAVEEIKGGKIEFRVDKHANVHFVVGKASFSADQLDENLKAALDEIVRLKPSSSKGRYIQKGAVSTTFGPGIPLDVNSIA
- the rplK gene encoding 50S ribosomal protein L11, which gives rise to MAPKKKVTGLIKLQINAGAANPAPPIGPALGQHGVNIMEFCKAYNAATESQRGNVIPVEITVYEDRSFTFILKTPPAAELIKKAAGVQKGSKTPHTAKVGKLTKDQVRQIAETKMPDLNANDIEAASLIIAGTARSMGITVED